CGCCTTGAAGAGTCTGTAGCTGTTGTGGTGTCAGTCGGCTCAGCTGGGCTTTAAACAATTCGAATTGCTTTGGGGTCATGATATCTTTCCTCAAAATAAATGCTATTTGCAATATCTTGAAAGTAAGAGACGTTTCCGTTCATCAACTCACCCTCGTACTACTTACATAAAAAGCATAAAAAATGTCCAAATGCTAGTTGTCCGAAAATTGTCAAAATACCGTGTGAAACTTGTTATCAAATTGCTTTCATAACAGTCATAGTTTGTTGATTGCAGATAAATTTCGCATAGCTATGTGATAGTTGCTTTAAGCTTTTTAGCAGGAGGAGTGTTAAGGTTGTCTGCAAGAGCAAGTAACTCAGGAACAATTTGATTAATAAGATGTAGCTGCTGAATGATCAGTTTCACGGTAATGTCTTTACTATCAGGCCATTCAGAAAGTGTATTTTGGACATTTTGTTCCTGAATGGGCCTTGGAGCTACTCTGGTTACCTCTTTTGGGTTCAATTTATTGCTCAGTTCTTGTAGTTGACCCCGTAACAGCTGATGAGCATCAAGCATTACCTTATGAACTTTATCGTCATTAACACGTTGTCGATGTGCTCCTAAAGCTGAAATATAACCGAGCAGTGCATGGTTCAAAGTTAGAAACTTAAAACTGTCATTGACTGAAATGCGGTGTTTGCTTGGCTCAGATAACATGTTGCAAATCGCAGTATCAAGCGCAGCATCTTTGTCGTGTGCATTTCTTCGTGTTATGCGATAAGCAAGGTTATCTTTTTTTCCAACCCGATATTGGGCCACTATGTTGTCCAAATAGATTGAGTTGGCATCAATGGCCTCGGCCATAAGTTTATTAAGACGCTTAGATTGCCAATCCGGCAATAGGTAAGTGACAGCTATTACTGCGATGCCACAGCCTAAAATCGTATTTAGCAAACGTGGCAATATTACTTCGTAACCCTCACCGACTTGCGCAAAACAGAACAGTACTAATACAGTGATGAAAGCTGTTGCGAATCCATAGTTATTTATCCTAAAAGCGAAAAATAATACTGCCGATATAACAATGATGGTCATTTGGCTGGCTGGAGAAGGAAATAGCGCGAGTAGTGGAGTTCCGACGATCAAACCAGTAATAGTGCCAATTGAGCGAGTCATTAGCTTTTGTTTTGTTGCACTGTAACTTGGCTGACAGACGAACAGTGATGTTAAAACTATCCAATAGCCGTGTTGGATATGAAATATTTGTAAAATGGAATAGCCAGTTACCAATGCTGCAGAGAGACGAATTGCATGACGAAAAAGGGGAGACTGCTTGCTCATGCTCGATTTAATACGTTTCCACATTACTTTAAGTGATCGGGCTTCAGTGTCGTAAAGTGTATTTTCTTCTAACTTGTGCGAGTCAGGGGTGTTCACGCTGTTAAGCTGCCGCTCAACGGTGGCGAGATTTTTGTAAAGAAAAGCCAGCTGATCAACAACCTCTATCGGATGTTGTTTCGATTCTTGAATATATTGGAGTGATTGCTGTAGCTCATTTAATGTCGCCTCAGAGCTTGCATCATGGCTGTACTCTTTACCAACAGCGATTGCGTGGCCAATATTTTTGCAAGCTAGCGCTTGTCGCTCGAGTACGTACTTAAACCTAAACATGATGTCTGAACGCTTAAAGTGTGTCGTAAGCTGTTCATATTTAATATGGCTTGAACGGATGCGTTCGTGAATATCCTGAGCTAGAAAGTAGATGTTGAGATACCGTTCGGATTTAGAACTTTTAAATCCATCTTTAGAATGGCTCAATAGAATAGACTTACATTGGTTTAATGATGAGACGGTCGCGGTATTTAGCCGTGACTCAAGAATGTGCAAATCAGAGTTAGCTGAAGTTTTGTCTAGTTGGAAGCGTTGTGACTTACAGTTTATATAGTTCGATAGTGTAATAAATATGTCTGATAGGTTTTGTCTTACTGGATGCATTGGTGCAATCAAGTGCCAGATTAACGAAATTACAAAAAACCAAGATGCACCTGAAAGCAACAGAATAGGTTGTAGCCAAGGTGAGGTATAACTTCCCGCTCCTAACATGGCATATATCGCGAGTAACAATGAGCCGAATGATAAGGTGCGATAATGAGGCCCAATCGCGCCGAGCATGACGAAGCCAAATGTTGAGATGGCTAACCCTAATGCGAACAATACAGGGTATGGATATAAGATTTGAATGGAAAATGCTGCAATTGCAAAGCATGTCAATGTAAGAGCGTAAGACTTGAGGCGACCAAGAAAACTGTCATCGTCTATAGCCAGGGCAGCGGCTATCACTCCTAAGATTAACGGTACATCGTAGTGAGCGAAACCAAGTAGTTGACTGGCTACAACGAGAGTCATTAAGGTTATAAAAACCAAAAGACTATAGTTAACTGTTTTATTGGCCCAGTGTTGACGAAATTGGTTTATAGAATACACGTTTACACTCAAATAGTTCAGATGTGCAATAAATTGCGAATATTTACTGTTAAATTCTAATAAATTTTAATCTTATTGATAGAGTTAACTCAACGCATTTTTCTATTTAATTGATAAATGTCAATGGGGTGTGAGCAATGTTTTTTGTTTCTGTTGGAATTTTATTTCAATGACTTATAGATAATATCTAGCAGGGTTGGAAACTCGCATCTCATCTATGTTTGGGTATATCATGTAAGAAGTTTAACGACCTCTAGGAACGCAAAGTTATGGAAGTAAGCGCAGGAAAATCAGCGCGGTTTCTTGTTCAAAATGAGTACCACAATGTTCGATTGGAAGAAAATGCTCTTGTGTTAAGTTCTAACTTAAAGGGTGAAACCATT
This genomic stretch from Vibrio marisflavi CECT 7928 harbors:
- the yccS gene encoding YccS family putative transporter, whose translation is MYSINQFRQHWANKTVNYSLLVFITLMTLVVASQLLGFAHYDVPLILGVIAAALAIDDDSFLGRLKSYALTLTCFAIAAFSIQILYPYPVLFALGLAISTFGFVMLGAIGPHYRTLSFGSLLLAIYAMLGAGSYTSPWLQPILLLSGASWFFVISLIWHLIAPMHPVRQNLSDIFITLSNYINCKSQRFQLDKTSANSDLHILESRLNTATVSSLNQCKSILLSHSKDGFKSSKSERYLNIYFLAQDIHERIRSSHIKYEQLTTHFKRSDIMFRFKYVLERQALACKNIGHAIAVGKEYSHDASSEATLNELQQSLQYIQESKQHPIEVVDQLAFLYKNLATVERQLNSVNTPDSHKLEENTLYDTEARSLKVMWKRIKSSMSKQSPLFRHAIRLSAALVTGYSILQIFHIQHGYWIVLTSLFVCQPSYSATKQKLMTRSIGTITGLIVGTPLLALFPSPASQMTIIVISAVLFFAFRINNYGFATAFITVLVLFCFAQVGEGYEVILPRLLNTILGCGIAVIAVTYLLPDWQSKRLNKLMAEAIDANSIYLDNIVAQYRVGKKDNLAYRITRRNAHDKDAALDTAICNMLSEPSKHRISVNDSFKFLTLNHALLGYISALGAHRQRVNDDKVHKVMLDAHQLLRGQLQELSNKLNPKEVTRVAPRPIQEQNVQNTLSEWPDSKDITVKLIIQQLHLINQIVPELLALADNLNTPPAKKLKATIT